One window from the genome of Actinomycetota bacterium encodes:
- the hypB gene encoding hydrogenase nickel incorporation protein HypB, with amino-acid sequence MEIKVLQKILEANEAIARENARLFKDKGVFVINIMSSPGAGKTSFILRTLEKLKNDFKVAVIEGDIASKVDAEKIREQGAPAVQINTGGACHLDANMIKNALNLLNLDDIDLLIIENVGNLVCPAEFNLGEDLKLMILSTPEGDDKPLKYPQMFTLCSVLVLNKIDLLNQTNFNVQKVRESATKLNANLQIFEVSCTTGQGINTWVTWLKNKFLVTR; translated from the coding sequence ATGGAGATAAAAGTGCTTCAGAAGATCCTCGAAGCCAATGAAGCAATCGCCAGGGAGAATGCCCGATTATTTAAGGACAAAGGGGTCTTTGTAATCAATATTATGTCATCACCTGGAGCTGGGAAAACCAGTTTTATTTTGCGTACTCTTGAGAAGTTAAAGAATGATTTTAAAGTGGCGGTCATTGAAGGAGACATCGCCTCGAAGGTGGATGCGGAGAAAATTCGGGAACAGGGAGCACCCGCCGTCCAGATAAATACCGGTGGTGCCTGCCATCTCGATGCCAATATGATCAAGAATGCCCTAAATCTTTTAAATTTGGATGACATCGATCTACTGATCATCGAAAACGTGGGCAATCTCGTCTGTCCAGCGGAGTTCAATCTGGGAGAGGATCTGAAACTGATGATTTTAAGCACCCCCGAGGGTGATGATAAACCCCTCAAATATCCTCAGATGTTTACCCTATGCTCTGTTCTCGTCCTCAATAAAATAGATCTACTTAACCAAACCAATTTTAACGTTCAAAAAGTGAGGGAATCCGCGACGAAATTAAATGCAAATCTCCAAATCTTTGAAGTCTCCTGCACAACAGGACAGGGAATAAACACTTGGGTTACCTGGTTAAAAAATAAGTTTCTTGTGACTCGATAG